The following are encoded together in the Amyelois transitella isolate CPQ chromosome 6, ilAmyTran1.1, whole genome shotgun sequence genome:
- the LOC106131363 gene encoding probable transaldolase, whose translation MSGEPQAKRPKMSELEQLKQYCTVVADTGDFEAMKAYKPTDATTNPSLILSAAAMEQYQHLLDKAIKYGKESGSTVEEQVAETLDMLSVLFGCEILKIIPGRVSVEVDARLSFDKDASIAKAIKLINMFAEYGVKKDRILIKLASTWEGIQAARELEKKHGIHCNLTLLFSLYQAIACAEANVTLISPFVGRILDWYVEHTKKTYEAKEDPGVVSVTRVFNYYKKFGYKTQVMGASFRNTGEIRELAGCDLLTISPKLLQELANSDQPLKKVLDPKLAAQSDIEKISLTEAQFRWHLNEDQMATDKLSDGIRKFAADTRKLESLIKTLLAKK comes from the exons ATGAGTGGAGAACCTCAAGCCAAACGCCCGAAAATGAGTGAACTGGAGCAATTGAAGCAATATTGTACTGTAGTAGCAGATACTGGAGATTTTGAAG CAATGAAAGCATACAAACCAACAGATGCTACTACAAATCCAAGTCTCATTTTATCAGCAGCTGCTATGGAGCAGTACCAACATCTCCTAGACAAGGCTATCAAATATGGAAAGGAAAGTGGCAG tacTGTCGAAGAGCAAGTTGCAGAGACACTTGATATGTTGAGTGTTTTGTTTGGCTGTGAAATTCTCAAAATTATTCCTGGGAGAGTGTCAGTTGAAGTAGATGCAAG attatCTTTTGATAAGGATGCCAGCATCGCaaaagcaattaaattaatcaatatGTTTGCTGAATATGGAGTTAAAAAGGacagaatattaattaaattggcATCCACATGGGAAGGTATTCAAGCTGCAAG gGAGTTGGAGAAAAAACATGGAATTCATTGCAATTTGACTTTATTGTTCTCACTGTACCAGGCAATTGCTTGTGCGGAAGCTAATGTTACGCTCATCTCCCCTTTTGTTGGAAGAATATTGGATTG gtATGTGGAACACACCAAAAAAACGTATGAGGCTAAAGAGGATCCTGGCGTAGTGTCTGTTACGCGGGTGTTCaactattataaaaagttCGGATACAAGACTCAGGTTATGGGTGCGTCGTTCCGTAATACGGGGGAAATCCGGGAACTGGCGGGCTGCGATCTGCTAACCATAAGCCCCAAGCTGTTGCAAGAATTGGCTAATAGCGACCAGCCGCTTAAAAAA gtacTTGACCCTAAACTCGCCGCACAAAGCgacattgaaaaaatatccCTGACTGAGGCCCAATTCCGTTGGCATCTGAATGAAGACCAGATGGCCACCGACAAACTCTCCGACGGTATAAGAAAATTCGCCGCTGACACCAGAAAACTGGAGTCACTCATCAAGACTCTTCTGGCTAAGAAGTAA
- the LOC106131353 gene encoding sodium- and chloride-dependent glycine transporter 1 isoform X2 yields the protein MEKSKAHIPAVTKAIPAMELNYSDFREEVGREPAVEEMEPERGNWTGRFDFLLSLLGYSVGLGNVWRFPYLCYNNGGGAFLIPFTVMLIIAGLPLMFMELSFGQYAALGPVAVYNKFCPLFRGLGYGMVIVSSIVMLYYNLIIAWTIYYMAVSFASIFYQLPWQNCDADWSTQFCYSYEEADLCEVSNGTYYLRKCFNQSYATLHNIPALAEVALRRPPAEEYFTNQVLGLSAGIEETGEIRLGMAICLLAAWLIVFLCLFKGVQSSGKVVYFTALFPYVVLVILFFRGVTLPGASTGILFYLTPDFSQLANAQVWGDAAVQIFFALSPAWGGLITLSSYNKFTNNCYLDSLIVAVSNIATSFFAGLVIFSVIGFLAHELDVGVDRVVDQGAGLAFIVYPEVVTRLPVSPLWSILFFVMLLTLGLDSQFALMETVTTAILDRFPNFRYKKGWVVFTVAVFGYLGGLIFTTNSGMYWLQLMDKYAANWSVLIIAIGECILIAWIYGAEKFCRDIQDMIGKQSKLWVFFWSAMWRVITPAALVFILVFNWIEYKPASYGHYVYPMWADAVGWTLGVLPVVVVVLMAVDQICSGPDELTIMEKARVLARPTEEWGKTSAPGAVTTLPGQAELSPPVLLLHGRPVLRERGA from the exons ATGGAGAAATCCAAGGCTCACATTCCCGCTGTGACGAAAGCCATTCCTGCGATGGAGTTAAATTACTCAGAT TTTCGGGAAGAGGTAGGACGAGAGCCTGCAGTCGAGGAGATGGAGCCGGAACGCGGGAACTGGACGGGTCGTTTTGACTTTCTTTTATCACTGCTGGGCTACAGCGTGGGATTGGGGAACGTGTGGCGCTTCCCATATCTCTGCTATAACAATGGCGGAG gTGCATTTCTAATACCGTTTACGGTGATGCTAATAATAGCGGGGTTGCCGCTTATGTTCATGGAGTTATCGTTTGGCCAGTACGCTGCCCTCGGCCCGGTCGCTGTCTACAATAAATTCTGTCCTCTTTTCCGAGGATTGGGTTATGGCATGGTCATTGTCTCCAGTATTGTTATGCTATATTACAATCTTATTATTGCCTGGACGATTTATTATATGGCCGTATCATTTGCGAGCATTTTCTATCAGTTGCCTTGGCAAAATTGTGATGCTGATTGGAGCACACAAT TTTGTTATTCGTATGAAGAGGCCGACCTATGTGAAGTTAGCAATGGGACATACTATTTGAGAAAGTGCTTTAATCAGAGTTACGCAACCCTTCACAATATTCCTGCATTAGCAGAAGTAGCCCTTCGACGACCGCCAGCAGAGGAGTACTTCAC TAACCAAGTACTGGGCCTTTCTGCTGGTATAGAAGAGACTGGTGAAATCCGACTAGGAATGGCGATCTGCTTGTTAGCTGCTTGGCTCATTGTTTTCTTGTGCTTATTTAAAGGAGTTCAGTCTTCAGGGAAA GTGGTGTACTTCACAGCACTTTTCCCTTACGTGGTATTAGTGATCTTGTTCTTCCGAGGGGTGACCTTGCCCGGTGCTTCGACTGGTATTCTCTTTTACCTTACACCAGATTTCAGTCAACTCGCCAATGCTCAG gtcTGGGGAGACGCTGctgtgcagatattttttgCTTTAAGTCCTGCTTGGGGAGGACTAATAACACTCTCTTCTTACAACAAATTCACCAACAATTGCTACTT ggaCTCGTTAATAGTTGCCGTATCAAACATTGCCACCTCTTTCTTCGCCGGGCTTGTCATCTTTTCTGTGATCGGCTTCCTGGCTCATGAGCTAGACGTTGGCGTGGACCGAGTGGTGGATCAAGGAGCTGGGTTAGCCTTCATTGTGTACCCAGAAGTTGTAACAAGACTGCCAGTATCACCTTTATGGTCAATTCTGTTTTTCGTCATGCTTCTTACACTTGGACTTGACTCTCAA tTCGCCCTTATGGAAACTGTTACGACGGCTATACTGGACAGATTTCCAAATTTTCGTTACAAAAAAGGATGGGTCGTCTTTACTGTTGCTGTTTTCGGATATTTAGGAGGACTTATATTTACAACCAAC aGTGGCATGTATTGGTTGCAACTGATGGATAAGTACGCCGCCAACTGGTCTGTTCTTATCATCGCCATTGGAGAATGCATTCTCATTGCTTGGATATACGGGGCTGAAAAGTTTTGTCGGGACATTCAAGACATGATCGGGAAACAGTCCAAATTGTGGGTCTTCTTTTGGAGCGCTATGTGGCGCGTCATTACACCAGCAGCACTTGTG TTTATCCTGGTATTCAACTGGATCGAATACAAGCCGGCTTCGTACGGGCACTACGTCTACCCGATGTGGGCCGACGCCGTGGGATGGACACTAGGGGTATTGCCGGTGGTCGTGGTGGTTCTGATGGCCGTGGACCAGATTTGCAGTGGGCCTGACGAACTCACTATCATGGAG AAGGCGCGAGTGCTTGCGCGGCCAACCGAGGAGTGGGGTAAGACGAGCGCCCCGGGCGCAGTGACCACCCTGCCCGGGCAGGCCGAGCTGTCGCCGCCCGTGCTGCTGCTGCACGGCCGACCCGTCCTACGTGAGCGGGGTGCTTGA
- the LOC106131353 gene encoding mucin-3A isoform X1 — MRKTSQDGGDNTSIASGVENEIKKPIVGIMKTKRNSLKRKVQNFSHESDDAVVEPLLQKEKSEIPNQSAKHSLPKIKTESSSDVVSDRDKLLSDDRVEKPSLSNAPSIVGNTSIPNGTKEVMNHLPRIYESSDTIHNHMNTNIFNSLDSAKKTVVPKSQILVEIDSNKSNSYNPSPLIFTTAKIHTDGKIRHMEPVQVTPVPILSTIEGSVKACMDKTLPVLTTEGNDVVSTSIKLSNIESKITKDNQTTKSAIVNTFAPCILSNNTSIDKKHDTDLNKIIISTLANNSIKPLVTVDMPINIVNTSNATGVNSGTKVLFDSKKLPLNMESNGSLRTKERGADVNKNFETKIILQDRSSDGDINVIKEMPAQKNAIDFNTSARNVESNNQKQMTEKEIMEPKKVETTSKLSFSKENENTSSTASNIFEKRLEATITPQSNTTSSILNKSVPLVALPAKNTNIVPMVKPEVLNKMLVSESAITTEACNKIKKSFDASTERLEITAANVTPESTSISKPTDVKKIPITASSTKTDIAKTFPSQQVSVSSTFMSAADANTVSTNKKTIKPSELMTANVKSNNLTKTIVTSVEPQSNKKPQTTTVSTSSSVASNSLISTAKAQGSSIRTSKPTASGSKSSTSVIISKPNTASLTSNLAKQMPKKPSTTKSSNTTVSSVKTLITSSDKPSHSGSIKPISSKSLSKQNESKVSESKKV; from the exons ATGCGAAAG actTCTCAAGACGGTGGGGATAACACTTCTATTGCGAGTGGTGTTgaaaacgaaattaaaaagCCTATCGTTGGTATTATGAAAACCAAACGAAATTCACTTAAAAGAAAAGTTCAAAACTTTAGTCACGAGTCAGATGATGCTGTGGTTGAACCTCtcttacaaaaagaaaaatcagaaATTCCGAACCAAAGTGCCAAACATTCGTTGCCAAAAATTAAGACTGAATCATCAAGCGACGTAGTAAGTGACAGAGACAAATTGTTATCTGACGATAGAGTAGAGAAACCTTCGCTAAGTAATGCTCCAAGTATTGTGGGGAATACATCGATACCTAATGGGACAAAAGAGGTGATGAACCATTTACCAAGAATATATGAAAGTTCCGATACTATTCATAATCATAtgaatactaatatttttaatagtctTGACAGTGCCAAGAAAACAGTTGTACCAAAAAGTCAAATTCTCGTGGAAATTGATAGTAATAAATCAAATAGTTATAATCCGAGTCCATTAATATTTACAACAGCAAAAATCCACACGGATGGGAAAATAAGACATATGGAACCGGTGCAAGTTACCCCAGTCCCTATTTTATCGACGATTGAAGGCAGCGTAAAAGCATGTATGGATAAAACTCTACCAGTATTAACCACTGAGGGAAATGATGTTGTTAGTACTAGTATTAAACTTTCTAATATTGaatcaaaaataactaaagaCAATCAGACTACCAAAAGTGCAATagtaaatacatttgcgcCTTGTATACTATCGAATAATACTTCAATAGATAAAAAACACGATAcagatttgaataaaattattataagtactttggcaaataattcaataaaaccTTTGGTTACAGTGGATATGCCCATAAACATTGTAAATACTAGTAATGCTACTGGCGTTAATTCAGGAACGAAAGTCTTATTCGATAGTAAGAAACTACCCCTTAATATGGAATCCAATGGTTCTTTAAGAACAAAAGAAAGAGGAGCTgatgtcaataaaaattttgaaacaaaaattattcttcAAGACAGATCGTCTGATGGTGATATTAACGTAATTAAAGAAATGCCTGCACAAAAAAATGCCATCGATTTCAATACTTCTGCGAGAAATGTAGAATCTAAtaatcaaaaacaaatgacTGAGAAAGAAATCATGGAGCCGAAGAAAGTTGAAACTACTTCAAAGTTAAGTTTTAGTAAAGAAAATGAGAATACTTCCTCAACAGCATctaatatatttgaaaagaGACTAGAAGCAACAATAACACCACAATCAAATACCACTtcttcaattttaaataaatctgtgCCATTAGTTGCATTACCAGCTAAGAACACTAATATTGTGCCTATGGTTAAACcggaagttttaaataaaatgctggTCTCAGAGTCAGCAATAACAACAGAAgcgtgtaataaaataaaaaaatcatttgatGCTTCCACAGAAAGACTGGAAATTACAGCAGCTAATGTCACACCGGAATCTACATCAATTTCAAAACCTAcagatgttaaaaaaataccgaTAACAGCATCAAGTACAAAAACAGacatagcaaaaacatttccATCGCAACAAGTATCTGTTTCTAGTACATTTATGTCAGCTGCAGATGCAAACACAGTttcaactaataaaaaaacaataaagccTTCTGAATTAATGACAGCAAACGTGAAATCCAATAACTTAACTAAAACTATTGTGACAAGTGTCGAGCcacaaagtaataaaaagcCTCAAACAACTACAGTTTCAACCTCAAGTTCTGTTGCGTCCAATTCTTTAATATCAACTGCCAAAGCACAAGGAAGTTCAATACGTACGTCAAAGCCAACAGCATCTGGTTCAAAGTCTTCGACTTCAGTAATTATTTCTAAACCAAATACAGCTTCTTTAACGTCAAATTTAGCAAAACAAATGCCAAAAAAGCCATCAACAACAAAATCAAGTAACACTACAGTAAGTTCAGTGAAAACTCTAATAACTTCAAGTGATAAACCTTCACATAGTGGTTCTATTAAACCTATTTCATCTAAGTCCCTGAGTAAGCAAAATGAGTCAAAAGTTTctgaaagtaaaaaagtataa